The genomic DNA CTGATCCAGGTTGGAAACATGGAATTGCAGTTGATGAAAATCCAAAGAAAGTGCAATGCAAATACTGTCAAAAGGTGATAAATGGAGGGATTTATAGACTCAAGCATCATTTGGCAGGAACACAAAAGGATGTTGGAGCATGCAAGGCTGTTAGTGATGATGTAAGGAAGGAAATGTGGAAAATTGTATCCTCAttgcaagaaaatttaataaagagGGCAAAGGAGATTGAAGGAAGATCAAGTGATTCAAGTCCTCTTGGCCAATATGAAGATGAGGAGGTGGAGGGTGCAAAAAGACAAAGGCGAGAAATTGCAAAGAATCCTGCTGATCTATTCAAGAAAAGGGGTGTGAGTAGTCAAACTACCATCAATGGCATTTTCAAGAAGAATTTGAGGGAGGAAGCTTGCCAAGGGATTGCCTCTTTTTTCTACAATAATGCTATACCTTTTCATGTGGCAAAAAGTGATGAATTCAAGAAGATGCTAGACTTGGTTGCAAGACATGGTATTGGCTTTAAGCCTCCATCCTACCATGAGATTAGAGTCAAGTATTTGAAACAACAAGTTGATTGCACCAAAGAAGTTATAGAGCAGCACAAAGCATTTTGGAAGAAAATGGGATGCACAATTATGACTGATGGGTGGACAGATAAGAGGAGGAGGACTATATTAAATTTCTTGGTTAATAGTCCTATGGGAACCATTTTTTTGAAGTCAATTGATGCATCTGATATATCTAAAACAGCTGACAAGATTTTCAAGTTGATGGATGAAATTGTTGAAGAAGTTAGTGAAGAGAATGTAGTGCAAATTGTCACAGACAATGCAGCAAACTACAAAGCAGCCGAGGAGATGTTGATGGGGAAGAGAAAGAGGCTATATTGGACGCCTTGTGCAGCTCATTGCATCGATTTAATGTTGgaggattttgaaaaaaagaTACCAATACATAAAGAGACAATTGCACGAGGTAAAAAGATCACAACTTACATCTATTCAAGGACTGCGCTTATTTCTCTATTGCATCATTTTACCAAAGAAAAGGATTTGATTAGACCAGCCACTACCCGTTTTGCCACATCTTACTTGACTTTGGGTTGCTTGAATGACAATAAGGGAGCATTGATTAGAATGTTTACATCCAAAGAATGGAAATCTAGTCAATTTGCAAAGACTAAAGATGGAAAGGTTATTGAAAATGTGGTAATGGATAAGGACTTCTGGAAAAGCATTATTACATGCTTGAGGAGTGCTTATCCTTTGATCAAAGTCCTTCGTTTGGTAGACTCAGATGAGAAGCCTGCCATGGGGTTCATTTATGAGGAAATGGACAGGGCCAAAGAAAAGATACAAGCTGCCTTTAATGGTATTAAGAAAAGGTAACTtaatttattactaattattaaatacttgtataaatttataatttcttgGAAACTAATTCAAATTTTTCTCACTCTTTAGTTACTTGCCTCTATGGGAAATTATAGATGCAAGATGGGATAATCAACTACATCGGCCTTTGCATGCTGCGGGCTATTACCTTAACCCTCAATTTCATTACAGTCCTAATTTTAAAGCTGACTTTGAAGTGAAAAGAGGAATATATGATTGTCTACAAAGGATGGTTGAAAGTATGGAAGAAGTAAAGAAGATTGATGCTCAACTGGAAGACTTCAAATATCGAAAGAAATTCTTTGGTAGTGCAGTAGCCACTTGTGGAATTGAAACCAAAACTCCAGCACAATGGTGGGAATCATATGGTTATGAACATCCTGAGTTGCAAAAGTTTGCTATTCGTGTTTTGAGCTTGACATGCAGCTCATCTAGCTGTGAGAGGAATTGGAGTGCATTTGAGATGGTATTGCATTTCATTCTTGAATGAAATTACCTAGTTGTATGTGATTATATGAGTATGTGTTAATTGATTTTGTTATTATTTAGGTCCACACTAAGAGAAGAAATCGTTTGAAGGCAAAAACGATGAATGACGTAGTCTTTGTGATGGCTAATtcaaaattagccaagaagaaggaatTGAGGAAAGTCAATGACTATAGCATTGATGACCTAGCTTCTGATGATGATTGGATTGTGGATGATAGTGAAAATTTAGATTTGGATGCTTCAAATGAAGATTTGGTTCCAGTTGAAGAAGGACCTAGTAGTGGAGCACCTCATGATGATTTGGAGCTGCCTAGttatgatgatgatgaagttgaagaagGTGGAGATGCCATGGAGGATGCTGGAGATGAAGAACACATGGAGGATGATTATGAATTCATGAATTTATGAAGCTTAGAACTTGACTATTATTTTTCATGTTGTAGACTTATATGTTATCTAAAATTTGTGACTTATGACTTATTTTATGTGTGGATTGTAGAAGACCTTATAAATGTTTAGTTTAATCAAATGTTTAATGTGTTTTTGAGGTTATTAATCTTATCTATGTTATTTTCTATGAgtatatatatgtttatatataattttacattttggTAGAAACTTACGATTCGTGTTACGATACTACGAGTTTACGATTCTACAACTCCCTTCTGTTTCAACGTAGAATCTCGATTTTGACAACCTTGTTTTGAACCTTCGTGTCAAGTTGTATTGAATTTCTATGATTTACCAAAATGATACATTTCAACCATTTCACCCGGCACGATACAAGATTTCAAACCATGATTTCAAAATTGATATTGATCTATACTAGACCTTTCCTTTGTATATGAAAGGTGCATAAACCTAAATATATAATAGttgagttcaagatttaaaaTCTCAGGTCGTGCTAGAGTTTCAATATCTAACTTGAACAATCCAATTTCGATAGGgatgtcaattcgggtgggttggATGGGTTCGGGTGGGTCGAAGcaagaatattataaaaaaacCCAACCTAAACCCGAACTCAAtccaaaaaccctaaacctaaactCAAATAACCTAACCAACCTGAATAACCTGCCcgactaaaaaaaatatattatttccttataattcttcacttttatctcaatatttcatcATTGTTATCTTGATCTATTTATGTAGGtaaaacatcttaattttaaaaataaaatttgatttaaccctaaaaaaatcctaaatcctaaattcaggtcaacccgaacccaacctaaACCTAAACTAACACAAAAACTTTCCACCCTAATCGATATTTTTCGAGTCAACTCAGGTTGGGTTGACGAGTTAGGTCCATTTTTGATACCCCTAAGTTTctatatcatatcataccatgCCAACATAGTTTTgatacttaattaattaaataaataatactaACACAATTAATTTTACTTAATATAAACTAAAATTCTTAATTAACTTTTTGttgtaattaattatttaattaataagtaATAAGATTGTTGATTCATGTTTAGtcttttgtttacttttattGATTCATTTGGTCaccttaatttttagaattaaaaatgtATGTATCcatttagtttaaaattttatctttaattacTTGTAAACTCTATActtcttttattttataataatttacactTATAATCTATTCAACTTTGTAGAATACTTAAATGAGCAACAAGAAATGAgacattttataataatttattcaattattGTAGGAAGAACACTTGAATGAGCAACAAAAAATGAAATGTTTCAAGTATTCTataaatttggatttttttttttgctttcaaaTTTTGTGAAATTGAAGCAAATTTCAGAACTTTAAGGTCCGGGAAGCTTTCATTTTTTATGATGTAATTTTGTTTGAAATATTTATGTAATTATGTGAAATTTATTTATCAGCATTTCATAAAAACTTTAAACATTAAATATCATTTTTATATTTGCTGAGATAAaacctaaattaaaaattattagatATCTTAAAAGAGTAACCCGATGAACGAAGCTTCCGCCAATGCGAGATCCCGAAAAAGGGTTAAACCGCATTGGATCTATTGTACGTGTCCTTAccttgcaagaggttgtttctgcGACTCGAACTCATGACCACAAAGTTACATGTcttgaaataatttaaaattctatcattaattttaattttattttgtttgctATATGTAATTATAAGACAAAATaaagagatttaaaatttttcaaatttcaaaaccaAAAACATTATATTTTAAGATTAAActagattttaaaatttctaatcaAATTTACTTAATCTTATAatgatgaaatttaaaatatatatataactcaatTTGactcaacttaattaaatttgaaatcagatttagcttttttttttttttgttaagactacatttaaatttaaaaataaagttttttaaaagtttaTACCTATCACaatgaaataaattaaaatttgtgaaaaaaataattttaaatttaattaaataacatTTTTATTTAAAGTGACATGCCAAACTATAGCCATTTGTTAATGTTCAAACTAAAGTAAACAAGGACATGAAATTTGATACAATCTCATCAAACTATCGTTTTCTTATTGTTTGTTCACATAATCTCTTGATCTCTTCGATTAACAAAGTtagaacataaaaacatgtacaTCGATGTTAAATACcaaattttttctaattttttatatcttaatttaaaaaaaaatgaaattaatattttgaattttatagttagggttgtaaacaagtcaAGCTTTAtgttattcaagtttgtttgataaggttATTGAGTCAAGTTGAGCATGAAATGAACTAAGTCGTTGTTGTAACAGTTGTTCAAACTTAGCTTGATTtctttttttatgagcttgaacttGGTTCAAACTTGGCTTAAGCTTGATTTAAGCTTGACTTAAGATTGGTTCGTtaagatattatcaagctctcgaTTCAAACTTATTTGGTCGTTTGAAGCTTTTATATTTTTAAGCTTGTTTAGTTGGTTAGTGAGCTTGATTTTAagagcttgtttgtttatttaccaTAATAAGAGCATTATTGATGAATATAGTTCGCGAACAAGTGctcaaatttattaatttagtttaatgagttgttcatgcttgtttaATTATATTGAACGAACATGAACACCAAACTTGCTCATGAACGTTTAATTCATTTACGGTCTTATTTATGGTCAAGTGAAAGTTGGAATTGGGTCAAATAAAGCTTATCAAATAGATATGGTGATTAAGATCAAGTGGGTTCAAATCGTACtcgatttgaatttattttgatcatttaaaattaaaccaaTTTTATATAGAAGATAGGTTCAATCATATTTAATTAGCCTAGTTGTCTTTTTATAAAGTTaggaattatttatttatttgaatataTAGACTTTTTTCTTCATCCCTTCCCATCCCGCACGCCCACATCCCACTCAAAGCCATTTGTGATTGCCTGTTGCTTACAGCCACGCTAGCCACCTACCACCCATGACTGCTAGCCTCCTAAATGCCTCATCATGCCCGCCACCTACAGCACCCACTCGCTGCAATTGCACTCTTTCTCTCAAGTAACTTCTTGCTgtcctcctctccttctttttgtttttcttctttatttctttttccctctCTTGCTTCAGTGGGAGGAACAATAAATTACACCCATACGGCCGACAGGGCTCAACACTTCAAATACTTGTTGAGCTGTCAGTATTTCATTATTTTGCGCGACTTTAAAGAATGTTTGTTCAAAGATAAGaaatagaaatatttttgaattctatgattatacattttttataataatttgaaaattaatctaGTGGCATGTACAAGTGATGTAACCATAAGAGATACCTATTATTTGAATCATCACAAAAGCTAGGTTTGGTGTCCATATGGGAAAAATTATTTGGTGTGGTATAAGCATAATGTAAGGAATGCAGGGTTTCAGTTGATAaggcaaaaacaaataagtctaGTGGTATGAGTGAAATGGGaagatttatataaaataatagaaaagGAATGAGGAAAGTTTTGAGGACTCTTGGTTTGACTAGTTAGCTGTATTCTCTTCTATAACTTTATATAACAAATCATGGTGCCAACTCCAAATTGTTGGCAGATTTATGTCTTTTGTAGTTTTGTTATTGTTGACACAAACACTGCATAAAGAAAAATAGTACAGAAGAAGATACCTGATCCATCACATATGCTGTAGCTAAAGATCTAGAAATCATAATAGCTCTTGATCTTTTTTCAGTTGTAAATTGTTCACAAGCTTTTGTTAGATCTTCTCTGAAAGTTTGAATTTCCAAGGGTTTCTTATTAGAATATGGTGTGTTGGGTAAAGCGCCATCATCAGATGAATAAAAGGGCACATCCTTTTGATCATTATCCAGATTATCACTTGTGGCTAAATCCATCTTTGGAAGCTCTGCAACCAGAAATCCGACTACAAATGGATGTTTCACCATAGGCAGAACAATGGCTCTACTCTCAGATATAACCTCTGCCTACAATCAACCACCATGAACCATAAGCAGATGATAAAATGGAAAACTATCGTCAAAATATGTTGGATGCCAGCTTAGCTAATATACTTGCTGTTTCAAGAGAGCAGCTTCTACTGCCTGTAAACTAGCTGGTACAGTGAAGTTGCCAACTAATATCACACAGTCTGCACCTTCAGACATATCAGTTGTTGGATAATTAGAAACACAACGTAGTTCTAACTGGTCCATTACATAATTACCAGCTGGCCTGACATACACCTGCTAAGATATATGATGACATGAATAGAAAGAAAGCATCCACAAGATAGTAAAAGCAAAATATGCTAGGCAGTGGTGTCTTTTATCACATTGAAAGAATTTTAACTAGAACTAGTATGGAGATTCACCACAATAGACTgtagaaaagtttttaaaaaaaaaaccatagAAACCATGAAAAAAGGTCCATTTACAGTTTAGGCATTCTATTTAAACAGAATATTAAGTGAAGAAACAAAAGTATGTTTAATCAGTATAATCTTGTGTGTTGTTGGTTGGCTTAAAATGCTCAAGGTTTAATAAAAAGAAGCTCCATTCTCATAGTTGgaggatattaaaaaaaaaaaaaaaaagacagcccggtgcacgaagctcccgccatgggaggtcccgaggaaggatccattgtacgcagtcttaccctgctttttgcaagagactgtttctatgatt from Zingiber officinale cultivar Zhangliang chromosome 4A, Zo_v1.1, whole genome shotgun sequence includes the following:
- the LOC121971793 gene encoding uncharacterized protein LOC121971793, with the translated sequence MSREASVGGSGEASSNSAVATPSVASTTSGTSDSKRLAVNAPGNRSDPGWKHGIAVDENPKKVQCKYCQKVINGGIYRLKHHLAGTQKDVGACKAVSDDVRKEMWKIVSSLQENLIKRAKEIEGRSSDSSPLGQYEDEEVEGAKRQRREIAKNPADLFKKRGVSSQTTINGIFKKNLREEACQGIASFFYNNAIPFHVAKSDEFKKMLDLVARHGIGFKPPSYHEIRVKYLKQQVDCTKEVIEQHKAFWKKMGCTIMTDGWTDKRRRTILNFLVNSPMGTIFLKSIDASDISKTADKIFKLMDEIVEEVSEENVVQIVTDNAANYKAAEEMLMGKRKRLYWTPCAAHCIDLMLEDFEKKIPIHKETIARGKKITTYIYSRTALISLLHHFTKEKDLIRPATTRFATSYLTLGCLNDNKGALIRMFTSKEWKSSQFAKTKDGKVIENVVMDKDFWKSIITCLRSAYPLIKVLRLVDSDEKPAMGFIYEEMDRAKEKIQAAFNGIKKSYLPLWEIIDARWDNQLHRPLHAAGYYLNPQFHYSPNFKADFEVKRGIYDCLQRMVESMEEVKKIDAQLEDFKYRKKFFGSAVATCGIETKTPAQWWESYGYEHPELQKFAIRVLSLTCSSSSCERNWSAFEMVHTKRRNRLKAKTMNDVVFVMANSKLAKKKELRKVNDYSIDDLASDDDWIVDDSENLDLDASNEDLVPVEEGPSSGAPHDDLELPSYDDDEVEEGGDAMEDAGDEEHMEDDYEFMNL